In the genome of Aspergillus flavus chromosome 8, complete sequence, one region contains:
- a CDS encoding FAD binding domain protein → MEAHNIAVATIAAQVHQFHKNQQPFRIYHGSTNSTRQSQHSAANTINTANLNHVLAVDTDRKTVLVEPNVPMDELVKATLPHGLIPLVVMEFPGITAGGGFSGTSGESSSFRHGFFDATVNRIELVLANGDIRTASQKAPDEKELFWAAASSFGTLGVVTMLEIQCREAKPYVELTYHSTSSMSQAMTVFREATASPKTEYLDGIIYAPDHIVVCAGRLVDLPSNQTPIQRFVRAQDPWFYIHAQRQTRKIHRPNAEPPASVTYYVPIQDYLFRYDRGAFWTGRYAFSYFVTPFNRITRYILDTFMHTRVMYHALHESGLSKQHIIQDVAVPYKATGEFLTWLDNKETFGAYPIWLCPLHHSQGIMARGAEAGPHQSQKEEDPEDDGDCLMNFGLWAPSPHASDTGAFIAQNRRLEHKVRELGGKKWLYAHAYYTEEEFWSIYDRKRYDALREKYHAAHLPDLYQKVRVNLSPKSDGATEGWIGWAKRMAWETWPVCGLYGVYKAWRGGDYYLIKSKKD, encoded by the coding sequence ATGGAAGCTCACAATATAGCTGTCGCCACCATCGCGGCACAAGTTCACCAATTCCACAAAAACCAACAACCCTTCCGCATTTACCATGGCTCCACGAACAGCACGCGACAATCGCAACATAGCGCGGCCAACACCATTAACACCGCGAATCTGAACCATGTCCTGGCTGTTGACACAGACCGCAAGACAGTTCTGGTCGAGCCTAACGTCCCCATGGACGAACTCGTCAAGGCCACCCTCCCTCACGGCCTTATCCCGCTGGTCGTGATGGAATTCCCCGGTATCACCGCAGGCGGCGGCTTCTCCGGAACGTCCGGCGAGAGCAGCTCCTTTCGACACGGATTCTTCGATGCGACGGTGAACCGGATCGAGCTCGTCCTAGCTAACGGCGACATTCGTACAGCTTCCCAAAAGGCTCCCGACGAGAAGGAACTCTTCTGGGCTGCGGCCTCATCCTTTGGAACTCTCGGTGTCGTAACTATGCTCGAGATCCAATGTCGCGAAGCAAAACCCTACGTCGAACTAACCTACCACTCCACCTCCAGCATGTCCCAAGCGATGACAGTCTTCCGTGAGGCCACTGCATCCCCCAAAACCGAATACCTGGACGGCATCATCTACGCCCCAGACCACATCGTCGTCTGCGCCGGTCGCCTGGTCGACCTGCCCTCAAATCAAACCCCCATCCAACGCTTCGTACGCGCCCAAGACCCCTGGTTTTATATCCATGCGCAGCGCCAAACTCGAAAAATCCATCGCCCGAACGCCGAACCCCCCGCCTCGGTCACCTACTACGTCCCCATCCAAGATTACCTCTTCCGGTACGACCGCGGTGCATTCTGGACGGGTCGTTATGCCTTCAGTTACTTCGTCACGCCTTTTAATCGTATCACCCGGTATATCCTCGATACCTTTATGCACACCCGAGTCATGTACCACGCCTTACACGAGAGCGGGCTCTCGAAACAACACATCATCCAAGACGTGGCGGTGCCGTACAAAGCGACAGGAGAGTTTCTCACCTGGCTCGATAACAAAGAGACCTTCGGCGCGTATCCGATCTGGTTGTGTCCGCTGCATCATTCGCAGGGGATCATGGCTCGCGGCGCCGAGGCGGGACCGCATCAATCtcagaaggaagaggaccCTGAGGATGACGGGGACTGTCTGATGAACTTTGGGCTGTGGGCGCCGTCCCCCCATGCGTCGGATACGGGAGCGTTCATTGCGCAGAATCGGCGGCTGGAACACAAGGTCAGGGAGTTGGGCGGGAAGAAGTGGCTGTATGCCCATGCGTACTATACAGAGGAGGAGTTTTGGTCGATCTATGATCGGAAACGCTATGATGCGTTGCGGGAGAAGTATCATGCGGCGCATTTGCCGGATTTGTATCAGAAGGTGCGGGTTAATTTGAGTCCCAAAAGCGATGGGGCCACCGAGGGATGGATCGGGTGGGCGAAGAGGATGGCGTGGGAGACGTGGCCGGTGTGTGggttgtacggagtatataagGCTTGGAGAGGAGGTGACTACTATCTGATcaaaagcaagaaggacTGA
- a CDS encoding flavin-binding monooxygenase-like protein (flavin-binding monooxygenase-like protein) has protein sequence MVQPGTSQSSWVDFIKHPFVGTFTFFYLLFQAVLNWFFAPAPPPPASLVNGLPKKRVAVIGAGLTGVSAAAHCVGHGFDVQIFEARSKAKGLGGIWSRVNSTSSLQIHSIMYRFHPSVKYDNAYPTQGEIREQIVDVWKRYGLQKHTAFETPVTSVKQAKDGKWIINDDEEKYGRFDGVVASVGVCGDPKMPPLPDQEQFKGNIYHSSELDGKDVEGKKVLIIGGGASAIEALEFAVQSKAAEIDVLSRSDKWIIPRNVLVQSLLALNIFGMETSFSWIPEWFLHKFFYRDLQDIAPSGGLFTTTPMANSELFDKIREGKARWLRGDIVSVKENGILFNRRARKVPKGGPGHESVITGDVIIMATGFKRPSLSFLPDDAFEEPYTPPSWYLQVFPPKYPEICANNSTYVDAIGTVGNMHIGIYTRFLLMFLTDPLTQPTEGRMKTWIDFTRFVKQHSPTNAFDFFTYSELIYWFVFVILVNPFRWKWAPFVLFGVGRALPMGVVRQEESFRKQLKQQR, from the exons ATGGTTCAGCCAGGGACGTCACAGTCCTCCTGGGTGGACTTCATCAAACACCCTTTCGTGGGCACCTTCACCTTTTTCTATCTCCTGTTTCAAGCGGTTCTCAACTGGTTCTTTGCTCCTGCCCCTCCGCCACCCGCTTCACTCGTCAATGGCCTTCCCAAGAAGCGAGTGGCTGTCATTGGTGCTGGGTTAACGGGCGTGTCCGCCGCAGCTCACTGTGTTGGTCATGGATTCGACGTACAGATCTTCGAGGCGCGTTCCAAGGCGAAGGGATTGGGCGGTATCTGGAGT AGGGTGAACTCCACGTCCTCCTTGCAGATTCATAGTATCATGTACCGATTCCATCCGTCGGTGAAATACGATAATGCGTATCCGACGCAGGGAGAGATTCGTGAGCAAATTGTAGACGTGTGGAAGCGCTATGGCCTGCAGAAACATACGGCATTCGAAACCCCCGTGACCTCCGTGAAGCAGGCCAAGGATGGCAAATGGATTATcaatgatgacgaagagaaaTACGGCCGCTTTGATGGCGTGGTGGCATCGGTAGGTGTCTGTGGAGACCCGAAGATGCCGCCGTTGCCCGACCAGGAGCAGTTTAAAGGTAATATCTATCACTCGTCGGAACTGGATGGCAAGGATGTCGAAGGGAAAAAGGTGCTCATCATCGGCGGCGGTGCCAGCGCCATTGAGGCCCTGGAGTTTGCGGTTCAGTCAAAAGCGGCGGAAATCGATGTCCTGTCGCGGTCGGATAAGTGGATCATCCCCCGGAACGTGCTGGTGCAGTCCTTGTTGGCGTTGAACATCTTTGGAATGGAGACATCCTTTTCGTGGATCCCGGAATGGTTCCTGCACAAGTTCTTCTATCGGGATTTGCAGGATATTGCACCCTCGGGCGGCCTCTTCACGACAACGCCGATGGCGAACTCGGAGCTCTTCGACAAGATTCGGGAGGGTAAGGCGCGATGGCTGCGCGGCGATATTGTCTCCGTGAAGGAGAACGGGATCCTTTTCAATCGCCGCGCCAGAAAGGTGCCCAAGGGCGGTCCGGGCCATGAGTCGGTCATCACGGGAGATGTTATTATCATGGCGACCGGCTTTAAGCGTCCGTCACTATCCTTCTTGCCTGACGATGCGTTCGAAGAGCCGTATACCCCACCTAGCTGGTATTTGCAGGTGTTTCCCCCGAAGTACCCCGAGATTTGCGCCAACAATAGCACTTATGTGGACGCTATTGGAACCGTGGGCAATATGCATATTGGCATCTACACGCGCTTTTTGCTCATGTTCTTGACGGATCCCTTGACGCAACCCACGGAGGGTCGCATGAAGACTTGGATCGACTTCACCCGCTTTGTGAAACAACATTCCCCGACCAACGCATTCGACTTCTTCACGTACTCCGAATTGATCTACTGGTTTGTGTTTGTGATCCTGGTCAACCCATTCCGGTGGAAGTGGGCACCGTTCGTGCTGTTCGGTGTTGGCCGAGCGCTCCCAATGGGGGTGGTCAGGCAAGAAGAGTCGTTCCGCAAGCAGTTGAAGCAACAGCGCTAA